In Rhododendron vialii isolate Sample 1 chromosome 9a, ASM3025357v1, the following are encoded in one genomic region:
- the LOC131300806 gene encoding U-box domain-containing protein 21-like has translation MILSWRRRRAARGAGKTRDMADRNGVAELAIPINFRCPISLDLMKDPVTLSTGITYDRENIERWIESGNNTCPITNRLITNQDPTPNHAIRKVIQSWCVENKSYGVDRIPTPRIPVSSVEVAGILGGVEAAVRRGDGGGCLELVGKVKAMAAESERNRRRVVASGAGRALSETFEAFSDTSTGSSAPMHCQQLDEFVFFEEQRNLGTEELWFSSPSEGCFSKKSPLLGEILSTLTLMLPLDEEAKSRLGSFSSLNSMVWFLQNGDLSGRRTAILVMKDVVSLDQEKLDALIKIEGAMEALVKLVREPICVQTTKASLSIVYNMVASSMPSPNNDVARKFVDMGLVSLLLETVVGSERGVSELALVVLDELCGCDEGREKAYDNALTVPVLVKKILRVSDLATEFSVSVLWKLSKSERKGEEGGGEGSDVFVVEALQVGAFQKLLLLLQVGCGEETKEKASELLKLLNLFRDKLECIDSMDFKHLKRPF, from the coding sequence atGATTCTGTCCTGGCGGAGGCGAAGAGCGGCCCGTGGCGCGGGAAAGACCCGCGACATGGCCGACCGAAACGGCGTCGCGGAGCTGGCCATACCCATCAATTTCAGGTGTCCAATATCGCTGGACTTGATGAAAGATCCGGTGACTCTGTCGACGGGCATAACGTACGACCGGGAGAACATCGAGAGGTGGATCGAGTCCGGCAACAACACGTGTCCGATCACCAACCGGCTGATAACGAACCAAGACCCGACTCCGAACCACGCCATTCGGAAAGTGATTCAGAGTTGGTGCGTGGAGAATAAGTCTTACGGCGTTGACAGAATTCCGACGCCTCGGATTCCCGTGAGCTCGGTTGAGGTGGCGGGGATTCTCGGAGGAGTCGAGGCGGCAGTGCGGCGGGGGGACGGTGGCGGGTGTCTGGAGTTGGTGGGGAAGGTGAAGGCTATGGCGGCGGAGAGTGAGCGGAACAGGCGGCGCGTGGTTGCCAGTGGGGCCGGTCGAGCTCTATCGGAAACATTTGAGGCCTTCTCGGATACGAGCACGGGATCTTCTGCACCAATGCACTGCCAGCAACTCGACGAATTTGTGTTTTTCGAGGAACAGAGGAACTTGGGGACAGAGGAGCTCTGGTTTTCTTCTCCTTCGGAGGGGTGTTTTAGTAAAAAAAGTCCACTACTGGGGGAGATATTGTCAACCTTGACATTGATGCTTCCACTTGATGAGGAGGCCAAGTCTCGTCTAGGGTCATTCTCGTCTTTAAATTCCATGGTTTGGTTTTTGCAAAACGGGGACTTATCGGGACGAAGAACCGCGATTTTGGTGATGAAAGATGTCGTATCGTTGGATCAAGAAAAACTAGATGCATTGATCAAGATTGAAGGAGCAATGGAGGCTCTAGTCAAGCTGGTTAGAGAGCCAATCTGCGTTCAAACTACCAAAGCCTCATTGTCCATCGTTTACAACATGGTTGCATCATCTATGCCATCTCCAAACAACGATGTCGCAAGAAAATTTGTAGACATGGGTCTGGTGTCGTTGCTTCTCGAGACGGTGGTGGGCTCGGAGAGAGGCGTTTCCGAGCTGGCGTTGGTCGTCCTGGACGAACTCTGCGGTTGCGACGAAGGGAGGGAAAAGGCCTACGATAACGCTTTGACCGTACCGGTTTTGGTTAAGAAAATACTGAGGGTTTCGGATTTGGCGACCGAGTTTTCGGTGTCTGTCCTGTGGAAACTGAGCAAGAGTGAGAGGAAGGgtgaggagggaggaggagaaggaagcgatgtttttgttgttgaagcTCTTCAAGTGGGTGCCTTCCAGAAACTCTTGTTGCTATTGCAGGTTGGGTGTGGTGAGGAGACAAAGGAGAAGGCAAGTGAGTTGCTGAAGCTGTTGAACTTGTTTAGGGATAAGTTGGAGTGCATTGATTCTATGGATTTCAAGCATCTCAAGAGACCTTTTTGA